The following are from one region of the Phycisphaerae bacterium genome:
- the argH gene encoding argininosuccinate lyase yields MDNEKKKSWEKRLEGQPDEITIDFVESLSVDKRLYKYDIVGSIAHAQMLAEQKLITKEEFKQIKDGLVEISQEIEAGRFKFDKTYEDIHMAIEAALVSKIGEAGKKLHTGRSRNDQVATDIRLWMRDEIDALRAKVTGLQKGFVKLAGKYAEDVMPGYTHLQRAQPIVIASYLLSFVEQLERDFIRLKNCKSLLSVSPLGSGALAGSTLAIDRKSTAQQLGFAETSYNSIDAVSDRDFCAEFIFDCALIATHLSRLAEDWIIYSSSEFGFVQIDEAYCTSSSMMPQKRNPDILELIRGKTGRVYGSLMGMLTILKGQPSGYNRDLQEDKIHIFAASDTVKASLDAAGAIVSHTKFETKKISAGLDEGFLDATALAEYLVGKGVAFREAHGIVGTLVCQCEKQNKKLAEITLDEFKRHCGAIEADVYEHLGAGKVVSKYVTEGAAGVKQAKEQIAYWNKRLGER; encoded by the coding sequence ATGGACAATGAAAAGAAGAAAAGCTGGGAAAAGCGGCTGGAAGGGCAGCCGGACGAAATCACTATAGACTTCGTAGAGTCGCTGTCGGTAGATAAGCGGCTTTACAAATATGATATCGTCGGCTCGATTGCCCATGCGCAGATGCTGGCGGAGCAGAAGCTGATTACCAAAGAAGAATTCAAACAGATTAAGGATGGTCTGGTTGAGATATCGCAGGAAATCGAGGCGGGGCGGTTCAAATTCGACAAGACATACGAAGATATTCATATGGCGATAGAGGCGGCGCTGGTTTCGAAAATCGGCGAAGCAGGCAAGAAACTTCATACCGGCAGAAGCCGAAACGACCAGGTCGCTACCGATATTCGGCTCTGGATGCGAGACGAAATTGATGCGCTGCGGGCGAAAGTGACAGGCCTGCAAAAGGGGTTTGTTAAACTGGCGGGCAAATATGCGGAAGATGTGATGCCGGGCTATACGCACCTTCAGCGGGCACAGCCGATTGTTATTGCATCGTATCTGTTAAGTTTTGTGGAGCAGTTAGAGCGAGACTTTATCCGGCTGAAAAACTGCAAGTCGCTTTTAAGCGTTTCGCCCTTAGGCAGCGGCGCTCTGGCTGGGTCAACGCTGGCGATAGACAGAAAAAGCACAGCACAACAGTTAGGTTTCGCGGAAACAAGCTATAATAGCATCGATGCGGTCAGCGACAGAGATTTTTGCGCCGAATTTATTTTCGATTGCGCGCTTATTGCGACACATCTATCGCGCCTGGCTGAGGACTGGATAATTTACTCATCCAGCGAATTCGGTTTTGTTCAGATTGACGAGGCGTACTGCACGTCGTCGAGCATGATGCCGCAAAAGCGCAATCCGGACATTCTGGAATTGATTCGCGGAAAAACGGGTCGCGTTTACGGCTCACTGATGGGGATGCTGACGATTTTGAAAGGACAGCCATCGGGCTACAACCGCGATTTGCAAGAGGACAAGATTCATATTTTTGCGGCGAGCGATACGGTCAAGGCTTCCTTAGATGCGGCAGGCGCGATTGTTTCACATACGAAATTCGAAACCAAGAAAATCTCGGCAGGACTGGACGAAGGGTTTTTAGATGCTACGGCTTTGGCGGAGTATCTGGTCGGGAAGGGCGTTGCTTTCCGTGAGGCGCACGGCATTGTCGGGACGTTAGTTTGTCAGTGCGAAAAGCAAAACAAGAAATTGGCTGAGATTACTCTGGATGAATTTAAGCGGCACTGCGGCGCAATCGAGGCGGATGTGTATGAGCATTTAGGCGCGGGCAAGGTTGTGAGTAAATACGTTACGGAGGGCGCGGCCGGGGTGAAGCAGGCAAAGGAGCAAATTGCGTATTGGAATAAGCGGCTGGGAGAGCGATGA
- a CDS encoding helix-turn-helix domain-containing protein: protein MRQVREERGLTRNDLARKLGLSDSTQISRYENSKAFPPVPAIQKLALILDVDLHWLITGVHSPSVKVLSAAAEKYLRELGERIKQLEDKDLSFDLAARFRGEENKEAAAQNERSLSHLKAEYTAIVSVLKRG, encoded by the coding sequence TTGCGGCAGGTCCGCGAGGAAAGAGGTTTGACGAGAAACGACCTGGCCCGTAAGCTCGGCCTGAGCGATTCGACTCAAATCTCTCGTTATGAAAACTCCAAAGCCTTTCCACCGGTTCCGGCCATTCAAAAGCTGGCCTTAATTTTAGATGTTGACTTGCACTGGCTAATAACTGGGGTTCATTCGCCGAGCGTAAAGGTTCTAAGTGCCGCTGCAGAAAAGTATTTACGTGAATTGGGGGAAAGAATCAAACAATTAGAGGACAAAGACTTGTCTTTTGATTTAGCAGCACGATTCCGAGGAGAAGAAAACAAAGAGGCTGCGGCCCAGAATGAACGCAGTTTATCTCATCTAAAAGCCGAATATACCGCTATAGTAAGCGTTCTAAAAAGGGGATAG
- a CDS encoding HK97 family phage prohead protease, with translation MSDKEVDFKSLVARMQTGERDYIARIETKGAEFKEAQSLFVKSIDEAKRQIEAVVSTADLDRYDEIIEPEAFRETLGIYLKNPIVISSHQNRLDTGHSSVVGQVIKAWINAKGLHVIIWFAETELGNEFWYLYKNKFQRAFSVGFIPLEWKDETKDGRRVRIHIKVELLEISCVPVPANRNALSKSKQRKADFVAEKIAQRQQLEKNAEDYAILTFGEDEYNKFMTGDGLDALEPDDAEAEFDETEFTGETELGFEPDYSSYFEN, from the coding sequence ATGAGCGACAAGGAAGTCGATTTTAAGTCGTTAGTTGCAAGGATGCAAACCGGCGAGCGTGATTATATCGCTCGAATTGAGACAAAAGGGGCTGAGTTTAAAGAGGCTCAGTCCCTTTTTGTCAAATCAATAGACGAAGCCAAGCGGCAGATTGAGGCCGTCGTTTCGACCGCTGACCTGGACCGCTACGATGAAATCATCGAGCCGGAAGCATTCCGCGAAACGCTCGGTATATATCTTAAAAACCCTATTGTTATCAGCTCTCACCAAAATCGATTAGATACCGGCCACAGCAGTGTAGTAGGCCAGGTAATTAAAGCCTGGATTAATGCAAAAGGCCTGCACGTTATTATATGGTTTGCCGAGACGGAGCTTGGTAATGAGTTTTGGTATCTTTATAAGAATAAATTTCAGAGGGCATTCAGCGTCGGCTTTATACCGCTGGAATGGAAGGACGAAACTAAAGACGGACGGCGAGTGAGGATTCATATCAAAGTGGAGCTGCTCGAAATAAGCTGCGTGCCGGTCCCTGCAAACCGAAACGCCCTGAGCAAATCTAAACAGAGAAAAGCCGATTTCGTAGCCGAGAAAATCGCTCAGCGGCAGCAGCTTGAAAAGAATGCTGAGGATTATGCGATATTGACTTTTGGTGAGGACGAATACAACAAGTTTATGACCGGCGACGGACTCGATGCGCTCGAGCCGGATGATGCCGAGGCCGAATTTGACGAAACGGAATTTACCGGCGAAACGGAGTTGGGTTTTGAGCCGGATTATAGTTCGTATTTTGAGAATTAA
- a CDS encoding phage major capsid protein has translation MKTYATAEKVAEGFKAASERISSIEKESQVCFQETKEALGSLQKQLRLYAHSILDKSMQAGEYQGFWRNDEQAKEFGSLVLALAGRQCKDMGTIENPLGGAVVPTELSRVMIQKLGQYGKFRRNSLVVQMGSGNQKVPRVTTDLTIYCPDQGGEIQKSDVKADMVGLNTRKFACLTVINRELDEDSIIGLGEIVGLSITRSMAKREDEVGFMGDGTSEYFGMLGIIGAMLKIATDPSDIPGLIIGSGNTYAELTLDDFTNVVGLLPSEADDGAGWFMNKKFYYGTVYKLARAAGVANIFEILSNQKGRYLMGYPVEFIHCMPYAAANSQIVAILGDLKLGAYLGERRMLEIARSDEVLFGNDQIAIRGTERIDVAAHGVGDATEPGSIVALATAAS, from the coding sequence ATGAAAACGTATGCGACCGCCGAAAAAGTGGCGGAAGGTTTTAAGGCCGCGAGCGAGCGAATAAGTTCTATCGAGAAGGAATCGCAGGTCTGCTTCCAGGAAACGAAAGAGGCGTTAGGGAGTCTCCAAAAGCAGCTCAGGCTTTATGCCCATTCGATTCTCGATAAGAGTATGCAGGCCGGTGAATACCAGGGCTTCTGGCGAAACGATGAACAGGCCAAAGAGTTCGGCTCGCTGGTGCTGGCACTTGCCGGAAGACAATGCAAGGATATGGGCACAATTGAAAACCCGCTCGGCGGGGCAGTTGTACCCACTGAATTAAGCCGAGTGATGATTCAAAAGCTCGGCCAGTACGGGAAATTCCGCCGCAATAGCCTGGTTGTTCAAATGGGCAGCGGCAATCAGAAGGTCCCGCGTGTCACTACGGACTTGACGATTTACTGTCCTGACCAGGGCGGGGAAATCCAAAAGAGTGACGTCAAGGCCGATATGGTCGGATTAAACACAAGAAAATTCGCCTGTCTGACCGTCATAAACCGCGAGCTTGACGAGGATTCTATCATCGGCCTGGGCGAGATTGTCGGCCTCTCTATTACCCGCTCGATGGCGAAAAGAGAGGATGAGGTCGGCTTTATGGGTGACGGCACGTCGGAGTATTTCGGAATGCTCGGCATCATCGGTGCGATGTTAAAAATTGCAACTGACCCGTCTGATATTCCTGGCCTTATCATCGGCAGCGGCAACACCTACGCTGAATTGACGCTCGATGATTTTACCAACGTCGTCGGTCTCTTGCCGAGTGAAGCAGACGACGGTGCAGGGTGGTTTATGAACAAAAAGTTTTATTACGGCACTGTTTATAAACTGGCCAGGGCAGCCGGTGTTGCGAACATCTTTGAGATTTTGTCTAACCAGAAGGGCCGTTACCTTATGGGCTATCCGGTCGAGTTTATCCACTGTATGCCGTATGCGGCAGCCAACAGCCAGATTGTCGCCATACTCGGCGATCTAAAACTCGGTGCCTACCTGGGTGAGCGAAGGATGCTGGAGATTGCCCGCAGCGATGAAGTGCTTTTCGGCAATGACCAAATCGCAATCAGAGGCACAGAGCGCATCGACGTTGCAGCTCACGGCGTTGGCGATGCAACCGAGCCAGGCTCGATTGTCGCTCTGGCTACTGCTGCCAGTTAA